The proteins below are encoded in one region of Hordeum vulgare subsp. vulgare chromosome 3H, MorexV3_pseudomolecules_assembly, whole genome shotgun sequence:
- the LOC123443303 gene encoding receptor-like protein kinase HSL1 — protein MAAFLPLLLLAVAANAALMVTPALGLNQDGLYLLDAKRALTASALADWNPRDATPCGWTGVSCVDGAVTEVSLPNANLTGSFPAALCRLPRLQSLNLRENYIGPDIAKAVAGCKALVRLDLYMNTLVGPLPDALAELPELVYLSLEANNFSGPIPDSFGTFKKLQSLSLVNNLLGGEVPAFLGRISTLRELNMSYNPFAPGPVPAELGDLTALRVLWLASCNLVGSIPASLGRLANLTDLDLSLNALTGPIPPGLAGLTSAVQIELYNNSLSGTIPKGFGKLAELRSIDISMNRLGGAIPDDLFEAPKLESLHLYLNSLTGPVPDSAAKASSLVELRLFSNRLNGTLPADLGKNTPLVCLDLSDNSISGEIPRGICDRGELEELLMLNNALTGRIPEGLGRCHRLRRVRLSKNRLDGDVPGAVWGLPHLALLELNDNQLAGEISPVIAGAANLSKLVISNNRLTGSIPSEIGSVAKLYELSADGNMLSGPLPSSLGSLAELGRLVLHNNSLSGQLLRGIRSWKQLSELNLADNGFTGAIPPELGDLPVLNYLDLSGNRLTGQVPAQLENLKLNQFNVSNNQLSGQLPAQYATEAYRSSFLGNPGLCGDIAGLCSASEASSGNHSAIVWMMRSIFIFAAVVLVAGVAWFYWRYRSFNKAKLRVERSKWILTSFHKVSFSEHDILDCLDEDNVIGSGASGKVYKAVLGNGEVVAVKKLWGGAAKKDIDGEGSAADNSFEAEVRTLGKIRHKNIVKLLCCCTHNDSKMLVYEYMPNGSLGDVLHSSKAGLLDWPTRYKIALDAAEGLSYLHQDCVPAIVHRDVKSNNILLDAEFSACVADFGVAKVVEMAGRAPKSMSVIAGSCGYIAPEYAYTLRVNEKSDIYSFGVVLLELVTGKPPVDPEFGEKDLVKWVCSTIDQKGVEPVLDSRLDMAFKEEISRVLNIGLICASSLPINRPAMRRVVKMLQEVRADPRPRLDKDGKLLPYYYDDTSDQGSSV, from the exons ATGGCCGCCTtcctccccctcctgctgctcgccGTGGCGGCCAATGCCGCCTTGATGGTGACCCCGGCGCTCGGGCTCAACCAGGACGGCCTCTACCTGCTTGACGCCAAGCGCGCGCTCACCGCCTCCGCGCTCGCGGACTGGAACCCCCGCGACGCCACGCCCTGCGGCTGGACGGGCGTCTCCTGCGTCGACGGCGCCGTCACGGAGGTCTCGCTCCCCAACGCCAACCTCACCGGCTCCTTCCCGGCCGCGCTCTGCCGCCTCCCGCGGCTCCAGTCCCTCAACCTCAGGGAGAACTACATCGGCCCCGACATCGCCAAGGCCGTCGCCGGATGCAAGGCGCTGGtgcgcctcgacctgtatatgaaCACGCTCGTCGGGCCGCTCCCCGACGCGCTAGCCGAGCTCCCGGAGCTCGTCTACCTCAGCCTCGAGGCCAACAACTTCTCCGGGCCCATCCCGGACTCCTTCGGCACGTTCAAGAAGCTCCAGTCGCTCTCGCTCGTCAACAACCTGCTCGGCGGCGAGGTCCCGGCGTTCCTCGGCCGCATCTCCACGCTCCGGGAGCTCAACATGTCCTACAACCCTTTCGCTCCCGGTCCAGTGCCGGCCGAGCTCGGCGACCTCACCGCGCTGCGCGTGCTCTGGCTCGCCAGCTGCAACCTCGTCGGCTCCATCCCGGCGTCTCTCGGCCGGCTCGCCAACCTCACCGACCTCGACCTGTCGTTGAACGCGCTCACCGGCCCGATACCACCGGGGCTTGCCGGTCTGACAAGCGCCGTTCAGATCGAGCTGTACAACAACTCGCTCTCCGGCACAATCCCGAAGGGATTCGGCAAGCTCGCAGAGCTCAGGAGCATAGATATCTCCATGAACCGCCTCGGTGGCGCCATCCCGGATGACCTGTTCGAGGCGCCAAAGCTGGAGAGCCTGCACCTGTACTTGAACTCGCTCACGGGGCCCGTGCCGGACTCCGCGGCGAAGGCGTCCTCGCTCGTTGAGCTGCGCCTGTTCTCGAACCGGCTGAACGGCACGCTGCCGGCCGACCTCGGTAAGAACACGCCACTGGTGTGCCTGGACTTGTCCGACAACTCCATCTCCGGCGAGATCCCAAGGGGCATATGCGACCGCGGCGAGCTGGAGGAGCTGTTGATGCTCAATAATGCGCTTACCGGGCGCATCCCCGAGGGGCTCGGGCGATGCCATAGGCTGCGACGGGTGCGGCTCTCCAAGAATAGGCTCGACGGCGATGTGCCCGGCGCGGTCTGGGGCCTGCCGCACTTGGCGCTTCTGGAGCTCAACGACAACCAGCTTGCCGGGGAGATCTCCCCTGTCATCGCCGGCGCGGCCAACCTGTCCAAGCTGGTTATCTCCAACAACCGGCTAACCGGGAGCATCCCCTCGGAAATTGGATCCGTCGCCAAGCTGTACGAGCTATCGGCAGACGGCAACATGCTCTCAGGGCCTCTTCCCTCGTCTCTTGGCAGCCTCGCGGAGCTCGGCCGGCTCGTGCTCCACAACAACTCGCTATCTGGTCAGTTGCTCCGGGGAATCCGTTCTTGGAAGCAGCTTAGCGAGCTCAACCTTGCCGACAATGGCTTTACCGGAGCCATACCACCGGAGCTGGGTGACTTGCCGGTGCTCAACTACCTTGACCTCTCCGGCAACCGTCTCACCGGCCAAGTACCTGCTCAACTGGAGAACCTGAAGCTGAATCAGTTCAACGTTTCTAACAACCAGCTCAGTGGCCAGCTTCCAGCGCAGTATGCAACGGAAGCATACCGCAGCAGCTTCTTGGGCAATCCAGGGCTCTGTGGAGACATTGCCGGTTTGTGTTCTGCTTCGGAAGCAAGTTCAGGGAACCACTCTGCGATTGTCTGGATGATGCGGTCGATATTCATATTTGCGGCTGTTGTCTTGGTCGCCGGCGTCGCATGGTTCTACTGGAGGTACCGGAGCTTCAACAAAGCGAAGCTGAGAGTGGAGCGCTCAAAATGGATATTGACATCCTTCCACAAGGTGTCATTTAGTGAGCATGATATCCTGGACTGCCTTGATGAGGATAATGTCATTGGCAGTGGTGCATCCGGGAAGGTTTACAAGGCGGTGCTCGGCAATGGCGAAGTGGTCGCCGTCAAGAAGCTGTGGGGCGGCGCGGCGAAGAAGGACATCGACGGCGAGGGGTCGGCGGCAGACAACAGCTTCGAGGCCGAGGTGAGGACGCTTGGCAAGATTCGACACAAGAACATCGTCAAGCTCTTGTGCTGCTGCACGCACAATGACTCCAAGATGCTGGTGTACGAGTACATGCCCAATGGTAGCCTCGGGGACGTGCTTCATAGTAGCAAGGCTGGTTTGCTGGATTGGCCTACGCGGTACAAGATTGCGCTGGATGCAGCTGAGGGCCTATCCTACCTGCACCAGGACTGCGTGCCAGCCATCGTCCACAGGGATGTCAAGTCGAACAATATCCTCTTGGATGCAGAGTTCAGTGCTTGTGTTGCAGATTTCGGTGTTGCCAAGGTGGTGGAGATGGCTGGCCGGGCGCCCAAGTCCATGTCGGTGATCGCTGGATCATGTGGATACATTGCTCCTG AGTACGCGTACACGCTCCGTGTGAACGAGAAGAGCGACATATACAGCTTTGGCGTGGTCCTCCTGGAGCTCGTGACCGGGAAACCACCGGTCGACCCCGAGTTCGGCGAGAAGGACCTGGTGAAGTGGGTGTGCAGCACCATTGATCAGAAAGGAGTAGAGCCGGTCCTGGACAGCCGGCTTGACATGGCCTTCAAGGAGGAGATCAGCAGGGTCCTGAACATCGGCCTCATCTGCGCGAGCTCGCTGCCGATCAACCGCCCGGCGATGCGGAGGGTGGTGAAGATGCTGCAAGAGGTGCGCGCCGACCCGAGGCCGAGGCTGGACAAGGACGGCAAGCTGTTGCCGTACTACTACGACGACACCTCCGATCAAGGGAGCAGTGTCTAA